The Paenibacillus sp. 481 DNA window TAATGTTCGTTGAGCAATTTCGTTGAGCTGTGCTTCTAGTTGAAGAAGCTGATCGCGATGCAATGTCATTCCAGCCGCAGCCTGATGGCCACCGAAATGTTCGAACAAGTCCGAGCATTCCGTCATCGCTTCATATAAGTCAAAGCCAGCTATCGAGCGAGCCGAACCTTTACACTTCCCGGTTTCAGCATCGATCCCGAGCACAAAAGTCGGCCGGTAGTAGCGCTCCAAAATTTTGGACGCCACGATGCCGATTACACCTACGTTCCAGCCTTCTGCGGCTAACACGATAACGTCAGGTACTCCTTGTTGCTCGATTTTAGCTTGCAACTGCGCTTCCGCTTCTTTAACGATCGTTTCCACGATTTTTTGCCGCTCGCGGTTTAACCGATCCAACTCCTCTGCACACGTGCGAGCAGTTGCAGCATCATTTGTCGTCAGTAACTCGACGGCAATGTTTGCATGATCGAGTCGGCCGCTTGCGTTAATACGCGGAGCCATCGAAAAAGCAATATGCGTAGATGTCAATTCGCTTAAATTAACATTTCCGATTTCAAGCAGCGCGCGGATGCCCGCATAGCGCGATTGTTTCATATGTTCGAGCGCAGCACGCACGATAATCCGATTTTCGTCGACAAGCGGCATCAAATCGGCAACCGTACCGATAGCTGCAAGTTCAAGTAGCTCTTCGGGCAATCTTCCCAGCAACGCATGTGCCAGCTTAAACGCAACGCCTACGCCCGCTAATCCTTTAAACGGATACGTGCAGTACGACAGCTTCGGATTCACTATGACGTATGCTTCAGGCAAGTGCTCAGGTGGTTCATGATGATCGGTTACGACCACGTCGATGCCGAGTTCGCGGGCATAAGCAATTTGTTCTACCGCACTTATTCCCGTATCGACCGTGATTATAAGGTTAGTCCCACACGACTTCGCATCATCAATAGCAGCATTATTCAATCCGTATCCCTCTTTAGATCGATGAGGAATATAGTAATCAAACTTTGCACCAAGCATACGCATGAGATGTATCATGAGCGATGTGCTTGATACGCCGTCAGCATCGTAATCTCCATAGATGCGAATATGTTCCTGCTCTGCAATGGCAGTCTGAATTCGCGCTACAGCAGATTCCATTCCAGCCAGCAAATACGGATCGTGCAGCTCATTTGTATCCGCGTATAAAAAGCGATGCACTTGATCCTTATCTCGTATACCGCGCACGACTAACATTTTTGCAAGCAAAGGCGAGATGTTAGCCTGCTCAGCAAGCTGCTGGGCAACGGTATCTGACGACTCAGCGCAAATCCATCGCGTTCGTGGTTGAAGCATCGCCCTCACCCTCTCCTTCTCGCACATTCACGATATCGTATTTATTCCATTCCATGTACAAACACAGACGTTAAATATCCGCAGCCCCATTACAGCGACATTGCAGCCATAGCGCAGACACATTGCGGCAACACAATCATTTGTTTCCCATTTATGAGCTTAGATAAACACGTGAAAACCGCGTCACGATGGACGCGGCTTGTTCACTCTATAAACATCAGTGTTGGACTTACCAATTGCAAATGCCAATTGGACCAACAAATGAGTTCATTATTGAGCTTCTTGTGTTTTCGCTTTTGGCTTTCCTAGCTTCTCTTTGCTCTTTAATACAACCCACAATGGGCTCGCAATAAAGATCGAAGAGTATGCACCGAACGCCAAGCCAATAATAATCGCAAGTGAGAACATACTGATGGACTCGCTACCGAAGATGTACAAGCACAACGCTGCAATAAGTACGGTCAGTACCGTATTAATGGAGCGTGTCAGCGTCTGATAAATACTCTCATTAACGAGCTTCGCAATGTCGCCAATGTTTTTAATTTTAGCAAAACGCAAGTTCTCACGAATTCGGTCAAAAATAACGATTGTATCGTTAATCGAGTAACCGATAATCGTCAAGATCGCAATAATAAACGGCAAGTTGACTTCCAAACGGAAGATCGAGAACACGCTAATAACGAGAAATGCATCATGCAGCAATGCGGTGACAGCCGCGATCGCAAAGCGCCATTCAAAGCGAAT harbors:
- the recJ gene encoding single-stranded-DNA-specific exonuclease RecJ codes for the protein MLQPRTRWICAESSDTVAQQLAEQANISPLLAKMLVVRGIRDKDQVHRFLYADTNELHDPYLLAGMESAVARIQTAIAEQEHIRIYGDYDADGVSSTSLMIHLMRMLGAKFDYYIPHRSKEGYGLNNAAIDDAKSCGTNLIITVDTGISAVEQIAYARELGIDVVVTDHHEPPEHLPEAYVIVNPKLSYCTYPFKGLAGVGVAFKLAHALLGRLPEELLELAAIGTVADLMPLVDENRIIVRAALEHMKQSRYAGIRALLEIGNVNLSELTSTHIAFSMAPRINASGRLDHANIAVELLTTNDAATARTCAEELDRLNRERQKIVETIVKEAEAQLQAKIEQQGVPDVIVLAAEGWNVGVIGIVASKILERYYRPTFVLGIDAETGKCKGSARSIAGFDLYEAMTECSDLFEHFGGHQAAAGMTLHRDQLLQLEAQLNEIAQRTLTAEHYVPRIEVDAECSMSEVPLDVIEQLGRLAPFGMGNPSPRIVIRGAIVQDKRTMGKDGQHLKLMLAQDRATLDAVAFQRGAWSERIALSSVVDVLGELSINEWNGNRKAQLMLQDMHIAHQQLFDLRGAQDALKTAVEQARRMAEPNRCALLMTREQAGVFAAEPFVWLYSDEITGPVARPAQRVWDADDSLEEQLSAAVTDLIICGIPPSLDEAKRIAQQFSQTERVHVTLPRQPEGGRLLEPNRDRIKAIFGELRRLQEWKSDATFIQSMSSRCRMSPREFLLLLDVFEELQFVTCTRSHNEKTYQMVLQPQKTSLDASQRYQDWAMAYSWEHRWYDSSTESLATWLWSLWEAPAHRATN
- the secF gene encoding protein translocase subunit SecF — protein: MRFKGTFDFVKTSRYFFITSIIITLLGIASLAIFGLNYGVDFRSGTNADIKLTKQVDIAKVEELISSYKLDKPPVVTSGSERMNIRFTEVLSEENESRLKEDFKKLDAGASFEVSTVDVEIAREMQRNAIISVFIASIGIIIYVSIRFEWRFAIAAVTALLHDAFLVISVFSIFRLEVNLPFIIAILTIIGYSINDTIVIFDRIRENLRFAKIKNIGDIAKLVNESIYQTLTRSINTVLTVLIAALCLYIFGSESISMFSLAIIIGLAFGAYSSIFIASPLWVVLKSKEKLGKPKAKTQEAQ